From Bacilli bacterium, the proteins below share one genomic window:
- a CDS encoding MMPL family transporter, with translation MSLSILKQINDFVSGKAGKWVTLLAWIILAGVLNSVFPQANSLVIDNTASLSDKMPSVQAEAVEKREFPDESGVPALIVWHRENGLQSDDLAAIQAVAKYFTESPLTGQSFVVPLHKLPAPALQKQVSSDGSTLVMPLFFQQNTDEDQLNASMRQFQTKTIALLNSDPFAAQISDSAALSARITGPVGISIDAKDLFKRADVSLLIATVLLVLIILLLIYRSPILALIPLVAVGFAYGVVNPVIGRLAEIGLIDVDSQALSIMTVLLFGAGTDYCLFLINRFRQALGAEKSIKTALLQSVKGVSGAIAMSGITVVISMFTLLLAKFGFYHRFAIPFGLAVLVMVLASLTLVPALLAIFGRVSFYPFIPRTPEMARDWAARKGKPAPKLKEPHRFGMALGGKIVQKPLLVAAITVIALGGLAVFAAQTKFTYDTFSAFPSSMPSREGFALIGDKFSQGELAPVKVMIQTEGKDISVQTALQKLDYIAKISGPQNGKQNPDIVAYQLELKFNPFSNDAIDRIPELREKLTAAVSAAGIGDAAHKVWIGGQTANQYDIRQVSSDDAQRIIPVIIVLISLLLFFYLRSVTATIYLILTVLLSYFSALGLGWLIVHYLLGAEAIQGFIPLYAFVFLVALGEDYNIFMVSSIWKNSRHVPLRQAVRQGVAHTGSVITSAGIILAGTFAVLASLPIQILVHFGIITAVGVILDTFIVRPFLVPALTVLLGRFAFWPGKTPQIEHPIQNRGG, from the coding sequence ATGAGTCTTTCCATCCTAAAACAAATAAACGACTTCGTATCCGGCAAGGCCGGCAAATGGGTTACCTTGCTGGCATGGATCATATTGGCGGGCGTATTGAACAGCGTTTTCCCGCAAGCCAACAGCCTGGTGATTGACAATACCGCCAGTCTAAGCGACAAAATGCCGTCCGTGCAGGCCGAGGCGGTCGAAAAGCGGGAATTCCCGGATGAATCGGGCGTGCCCGCGCTCATTGTGTGGCACCGGGAAAACGGCTTGCAAAGCGACGATTTGGCCGCCATACAGGCTGTAGCCAAATATTTTACGGAATCTCCGCTAACCGGTCAATCTTTTGTCGTTCCCTTGCACAAATTGCCCGCGCCGGCGCTGCAAAAACAAGTTTCTTCCGACGGAAGCACGCTGGTGATGCCGTTATTTTTCCAACAAAACACCGATGAGGATCAGCTTAACGCCAGTATGCGGCAATTTCAAACGAAAACAATTGCCTTGCTGAATTCCGACCCGTTTGCCGCCCAAATTTCCGATTCCGCCGCGTTAAGCGCCAGAATTACCGGTCCGGTGGGCATTTCCATTGACGCCAAGGATTTGTTCAAGCGCGCCGATGTATCCTTGCTGATCGCGACCGTGTTGCTTGTCCTGATCATTCTGCTGTTGATTTACCGCTCGCCAATCCTTGCGTTGATTCCGCTTGTCGCTGTCGGTTTCGCCTATGGGGTCGTTAATCCGGTCATTGGGCGTCTGGCCGAGATAGGCTTAATCGACGTCGATTCGCAGGCATTATCGATCATGACCGTCTTATTGTTTGGGGCCGGTACCGATTATTGTTTGTTTCTGATCAATCGTTTTCGCCAGGCGCTGGGCGCGGAAAAGAGCATAAAAACGGCGCTGTTGCAATCCGTGAAAGGTGTCTCCGGAGCAATCGCGATGAGCGGAATTACGGTCGTCATCTCCATGTTTACGCTACTTTTGGCCAAATTCGGCTTCTATCACCGGTTCGCGATTCCGTTCGGACTGGCGGTGCTCGTCATGGTGCTGGCCAGCCTCACGCTGGTTCCCGCGCTTTTGGCCATTTTCGGTCGCGTATCTTTTTACCCGTTTATCCCGCGCACTCCGGAAATGGCGCGCGATTGGGCCGCACGCAAAGGCAAGCCGGCGCCAAAGTTGAAAGAACCGCACCGATTCGGCATGGCATTGGGCGGCAAAATCGTGCAAAAGCCGCTGCTCGTGGCAGCCATTACGGTAATTGCGCTTGGCGGATTAGCCGTGTTCGCCGCCCAAACGAAATTTACCTACGATACGTTTTCCGCGTTTCCGAGCTCGATGCCATCCCGGGAAGGCTTTGCGCTGATCGGCGACAAATTTTCCCAGGGCGAATTGGCGCCGGTAAAAGTGATGATCCAAACCGAAGGGAAAGATATTTCCGTTCAAACCGCATTGCAAAAGCTGGATTATATTGCGAAAATATCCGGTCCGCAAAATGGAAAGCAAAACCCGGACATAGTGGCCTACCAACTTGAACTGAAGTTCAACCCTTTTTCCAACGATGCGATCGACCGCATCCCCGAACTCAGGGAAAAACTGACCGCCGCCGTATCCGCGGCAGGCATCGGCGATGCGGCGCATAAAGTGTGGATAGGCGGACAAACCGCCAACCAATACGATATCCGCCAAGTTTCGTCCGATGACGCGCAGCGGATTATTCCCGTGATAATCGTCTTGATTTCACTTTTGCTCTTTTTCTATCTTCGTTCGGTTACTGCGACCATCTATTTGATATTGACGGTGCTGTTGTCTTATTTTTCCGCGTTGGGGCTCGGTTGGCTGATTGTGCATTACTTGCTGGGCGCGGAGGCAATTCAGGGGTTCATTCCCTTGTACGCTTTTGTGTTTCTGGTCGCGCTTGGGGAAGACTACAATATTTTTATGGTGTCGAGCATATGGAAAAACAGCAGACATGTGCCGCTCCGTCAAGCCGTGCGGCAAGGCGTCGCCCATACCGGCTCCGTAATCACTTCCGCCGGCATTATTTTGGCCGGAACGTTCGCGGTGCTTGCTTCTTTGCCGATTCAAATTCTCGTTCATTTCGGGATTATTACCGCTGTCGGCGTCATCCTTGACACATTTATTGTTCGCCCTTTCCTGGTGCCGGCTTTGACCGTTTTGCTTGGCCGTTTTGCCTTCTGGCCGGGAAAAACGCCGCAAATTGAGCATCCAATCCAGAACAGAGGAGGATAA
- a CDS encoding TetR/AcrR family transcriptional regulator has translation MMPTNKHRMPGRPKKSDNGDSRTREQVLRKASAVFMELGFERVSLERIARECGVTKATVYYYFDNKANLFTLSVVHTLERVRSHVRNLLEQEKNLKDKLVDIAAERMKHKHGDFETLLKEASLRLSSEQIAEIRKAELAIHLALADALQAAMERGALARENPLLLSHAFSALCMLGNSRSFLEGYATLEDAASAIVRVFWNGAAQRN, from the coding sequence ATGATGCCGACAAATAAACATCGTATGCCCGGCAGGCCGAAAAAATCGGATAATGGGGATAGCCGCACAAGAGAACAAGTTTTGCGCAAAGCGTCCGCCGTGTTTATGGAGCTGGGCTTTGAACGGGTTTCGCTGGAGCGGATAGCCCGCGAATGCGGCGTTACCAAAGCGACGGTATATTATTATTTCGACAATAAAGCCAATCTTTTTACGCTTTCGGTTGTGCATACGTTGGAACGCGTGCGAAGCCATGTCCGCAATTTGCTGGAACAGGAAAAAAATCTGAAGGACAAGTTGGTTGATATTGCGGCGGAACGCATGAAGCACAAGCATGGAGATTTTGAAACTTTGCTGAAAGAAGCCAGTTTGCGTTTATCGAGCGAACAAATCGCGGAGATTCGCAAGGCGGAACTGGCCATTCATTTGGCTCTGGCAGACGCTTTGCAAGCCGCCATGGAGCGCGGGGCGCTTGCGCGGGAAAACCCGCTGCTATTGTCGCATGCGTTCAGCGCTTTGTGCATGTTGGGAAACAGCCGTTCTTTTCTTGAGGGGTATGCCACCCTTGAAGATGCCGCCTCAGCCATTGTGCGCGTATTCTGGAACGGCGCTGCGCAGCGCAACTGA